The following proteins come from a genomic window of Dermacentor albipictus isolate Rhodes 1998 colony chromosome 8, USDA_Dalb.pri_finalv2, whole genome shotgun sequence:
- the LOC139048532 gene encoding uncharacterized protein codes for MSTVAAPKRDSRTKFKPKLSFSRSKSSGARSSPSNKKANLPELFDLLTMQRKADEDERRCDVGRNAAEPPVSRRCSKGGLLRTPETTQTDKDEARRSPDSAEPSDRKECEESASEVAENETTFVGAEKSILDETSEPKALGESGVVVRKVRQVHLENDPCEEEDDLLDDLPDSSQALPTLGGTPTAVLRRGSAHRALHDHRHPFVVYHRDIDDEDDERDVSCLVRDGTTAGSRLSRSNPSGRQYAVAADVGHRRARVPVLRAARTARPPRTARARNTRKRRKRDGCSQGWRPRCGSATQKLRSSVCGRPGRAARGYSSSFASKIEKHTPDAVNTTAASTRGRKRPYTAACVRGHRQSTEGVQETTGDSTRHGSFCIGGISTTKSPSPKWRKSRASRPWIRGPGHCPQLMRSSVARQSGRRCQSFFVNSGA; via the exons ATGTCCACCGTCGCTGCTCCGAAGCGCGACAGCAGGACCAAGTTCAAGCCGAAGCTCTCGTTCTCGCGTTCGAAGAGCAGCGGTGCCAGAAGCTCACCGTCCAACAAGAAAGCTAACCTTCCGGAACTCTTCGACCTCCTCACGATGCAGCGGAAAGCCGACGAAGACGAGCGTCGGTGCGACGTTGGCAGAAACGCGGCAGAACCGCCCGTTTCCCGGCGCTGTTCGAAAGGTGGGCTTCTGAGGACTCCGGAGACAACGCAGACCGACAAGGACGAAGCTCGGCGATCACCGGACAGCGCCGAGCCTTCGGACAGGAAGGAATGCGAAGAGAGCGCGTCCGAGGTCGCCGAGAATGAAACCACCTTCGTTGGAGCGGAAAAATCGATCCTGGATGAAACGTCAGAGCCAAAGGCTCTCGGCGAGTCCGGCGTTGTCGTGAGGAAGGTGAGACAAGTCCATCTGGAGAACGACCCCTGCGAGGAGGAAGACGACCTGCTGGACGACCTGCCGGACTCTTCGCAAGCTCTACCGACTCTCGGAGGCACGCCGACTGCCGTCTTGCGCCGAGGGTCAGCACATCGAGCGCTGCACGACCACCGGCACCCGTTCGTCGTCTACCACCGGGAcatcgacgacgaagacgacgaacgcgacGTCTCATGCCTCGTCCGGGACGGGACTACCGCCGGGTCACGTTTGTCCCGTTCCAACCCCAGCGGACGTCAGTACGCCGTGGCTGCTGACGTCGGGCATCGGCGCGCGCGGGTGCCAGTTCTTCGAGCGGCAAGAACTGCGCGTCCGCCGCGGACGGCGAGGGCGAGGAACACAAGGAAGCGCCGGAAGAGGGACGGCTGCAGCCAG GGCTGGCGTCCCCGCTGCGGAAGCGCAACGCAGAAATTGCGGAGCTCTGTATGTGGGAGGCCCGGCAGAGCCGCGCGGGGGTACAGCAGCAGCTTCGCGTCCAAGATCGAGAAGCACACTCCAGATGCCGTCAACACCACCGCGGCGAGCACCAGAGGTCGAAAGCGACCGTATACTGCAGCGTGTGTGCGAGGGCACCGCCAGAGTACAGAAGGCGTCCAAGAGACCACCGGCGACAGCACCAGACACGGCTCCTTCTGCATCGGGGGCATTTCCACCACCAAGTCCCCAAGCCCGAAGTGGAGGAAAAGCCGCGCAAGCCGCCCGTGGATCCGAGGTCCTGGCCACTGCCCCCAGTTGATGAGAAGTTCGGTGGCTCGGCAAAGCGGCCGTCGGTGCCAGAGCTTCTTTGTCAACTCGGGGGCGTAA